The Bubalus kerabau isolate K-KA32 ecotype Philippines breed swamp buffalo chromosome 8, PCC_UOA_SB_1v2, whole genome shotgun sequence genomic sequence GCTTTAACTTTAAAAGCCAGCAGATATGAATCAAAATTCAGCTCTATtgatctctaggcaagaattcagATGGCTCTAGTCAAATTACTTATAATCCTGAGACTCACTGTCATCTTTTCTATAAGGTTGTTatcataattaatttaaataaaatgacatataaaatatttttgtatagaaTAACAGTCATGTTAACCTGTACTATACTTAGATGGCATTGATAGCAAAAAAGAGATACATTTAATAGCAAAAAGAGGAGAGAATAAAACAAGAGAATTTGCCAACTTCCACATCTCCACGAACCATAGAATAATGGTGCCAGAGAAGCCCATGCTTCACAAACAAAGTTCTCATAGGTGTGGATTCAAATAATACATCCATTATTACATCAGTGGAGCCTACACTTAACATAGGCAAGGTTTCTTATTGGAATTTTCCCAAATTGAATCTTTGAACTCTACAAAATGGATCATTACCTGGTTATGTCAATTTCATAAACTCTTAAATTTATTGGCATTGTGTGGAAGGACAGGTGGGAAGCAGGAGTGCTGGGGAATGAGCTGGGAAGTTATTTAATTCTGGTTAATTCTCACTGCATGTGTTTCCCagatgatgctagtggtaaagaatccccctaccAATGTGTGAGATgtaagtgatgtgggtttgacccctggttcaggaagatcccctggaaggtggcatggcaacccactccaatattcttgcctggagaatcccacggacaggggagcctggtgggctacagtccatagggtcgcaaagagtaggacaggattGAAACAACTTAGCCTGCTTGCATGAAGCCCTCACTGCATAACAAATCATCCCAAAACATAGTGGTTTAAAAGAATagcaatcatttatttttctcatgaatCTGCAATTTGGGTAGGACCCCGTGGGGATGGCTCATCCTTGCTTTTTGCAGTTTCATCAGTTGGCAGCTGAAGAATCCACTCTATGTTGCCTCACTTGCAAGACCAGCAAGCTGATTCTAGATGGCAGATGAAATATCAGCCAGGGGAGTGCAGCAGTGACTTCAGGTTCTCTTCATGGGGGCGACTTGGGCTTCTACTCAGGCTTCCTTACAACAGGGTGGGCAAATTCCAAGGGTAACCAATGTGGAAGAGCAAGGAGGCATTTTCCCTATCTAATCTTAGAAGTCATATGGTGTTCCTTCAACCACCCACTATTTCTCAAAGCAGTCACAAAATCCCTCCAATTTCAAGGTTAGGGACATAGACGCATAGTGCAAGGGAGAGAGATCATAAGAGGAAGTCAGATTGTAAGAAGTCAGAAAATATGGTTTTAACCATCTTTGGAAACTATAAACTACCGTATTAACAAGTTATAGTAAAATGAGGAGTAAAAATAAACTTTGTACTACCACAACATGTGCCATATGCGTGAAAGCATATTTCTAATCATGTTGAATGCAACTTGAAATATATTCGTCTCAGCTTTTCCCCTTATATTTTTCATTCGTTCATCATGCTTCTGCATTAGCAACTTtatttgtttctccttttctgctGGTTGTTTATGGGCATATTCCTTTTCTActagtttaattttgttttgtaattcATCAACATAGACTTTCTTCAAGTGTTCCTCCTGCTGTCTCAGCTTTTGGTCTATGTTCTTGTAAATGGGGTCAGAAAAGTAAGCCCCTTGGTTGTTCTGCACCATCTTGTCTATCAGCTCCATCAGCTCCTGCACCTGAGCTTCCTTCTCAGCCTGCTCTGTGTTCTTGCTGTTACTGATGGCACAGCCGCGGTCTCCACACTCCTGGAGGAGGCTTCGTAGGTTTACATCTGCATCCTTCAAAAAGTCGCTCAGGCTCTGGTCCCCCAGTTCATCTCTGCGAGTGAATAAGATGATCATATACTTCATGGCTGCTTTCCCAAACAGATTCTTGACCAACGCCACGGTTTGCTGCTCTTCCTGTGTATAACGGCCCAGCCTCAGGACCAAGACGATGGCGTGAGGCCCGGGACAGGAGGCGAGGACACATTGGCTGATTTCCCTGCAGGTGGTGTTCAGGCTCTCCTTGGTGTCAAAGAGCCCTGGGGTGTCAACAACGAGAAGCTCTCTCCCCTTCCATTTCCGGGATGCTTTCTGACAAGTTTTGGTAACAGCTTCCGCAGCAACCCTAGAGTCGAATACTTTTTCCCCGAGGATGGTGTTTGCAGCTGCACTTTTCCCACTTCCGGTCTTCCCGACCAGCACGATCCTCAGAGTGTTGTTTGGCGTGGCAGCCATGTTTATATCAAGAGACTCTGGCTCGCAGGCACCCACACCACctaagaaaaggagggaggggggaaaGGGTCAATTTAGGTAAGTAGGAAccatttccatctcttttcttcttcttcttcttcttcttcttcttcttttcctcacTGATAGTTTCTAATATTCGCTTATTCATATTGACC encodes the following:
- the LOC129658764 gene encoding GTPase IMAP family member 7-like is translated as MAATPNNTLRIVLVGKTGSGKSAAANTILGEKVFDSRVAAEAVTKTCQKASRKWKGRELLVVDTPGLFDTKESLNTTCREISQCVLASCPGPHAIVLVLRLGRYTQEEQQTVALVKNLFGKAAMKYMIILFTRRDELGDQSLSDFLKDADVNLRSLLQECGDRGCAISNSKNTEQAEKEAQVQELMELIDKMVQNNQGAYFSDPIYKNIDQKLRQQEEHLKKVYVDELQNKIKLVEKEYAHKQPAEKEKQIKLLMQKHDERMKNIRGKAETNIFQVAFNMIRNMLSRIWHMLW